The Arachis ipaensis cultivar K30076 chromosome B10, Araip1.1, whole genome shotgun sequence DNA window ttgaaaagatcattgatgaagtgtttgtgaagcaagacaagttcataactgccaaaaagatggccaaggtggtgGCTGTTCACCCACTCCACAGGGCCAGAGAACAAAGAGCTCATGCCCATGAACAACAATACcaacaagaagaagaggaggcagaagagcaacctcaattcctggcacttcaaccaccaccacaataccaATATTAGCAATTTCTAGAGGGATTCAATTGGGAgcaattgcaaggagatgtacaccaaatgaagggagatctacaccacttgagggaagatttcaatcaactcaaggaaactcaacaacaacaatagagccaagtcaaccaaaacattcaacaactccaagggaattgggagcatatgaggaaggagcagcaagaacaatttgactgAGGAGAGGTACGAAGTGCACtggacaaaatagtagagcaaggcaaatggcaacGGAGGAACTTGGCCGAATTTAGAcatctctatgatgccagaaccatatcCAGGAGGTAGTATGACATCAacacacaagcgaagctgaatcacttgtgtaacgccgtagccgctctaaacccaggatacccaaccttcatACAATGAATAGAAGagctaagtgcaagacaagaggaaatcctagccaaacataaggagGATGAAAGAAATTATATGAGGAGagcaggattttggaagcccatgccaaagcacaagaaggttcctccaagtcagatgaaggtggctcttccccctccaagaagaaggacaaagggaaggggccaatgaactaaagatgaagctgctcaaggttgttgagtcccatggttgacactttccaacttctgaaatcttgtttaagtttttgctttatttactttttgaataaatagccatgctaggatagtttatgctttatgcttagttttaattcctgtttaaagtctttatgagttttttttttcaagaaagaaaatgccatgtatttcaagtcttcatttcaacataaataaaagtagagtttgtccccataagagtcactgtgagttgtgcaaaaacaatgagagagaccaaggccaagatggattatcaaacaaactaagaaataagaaactaagtgtagaaccttggatgaactaaaaagaaaatgagtcatggaagagcaactagtcctagaaggtataaccAGGGAAGGCCaaagggtgttccttgaatatccatagaactaagaggtagtaagcaataaagacccaaggctctgagcatcaactactgggatagaaaaaaaagaaacattaaaaagctcaaaaagaattaaagatcttagtagatgcttgtggtgaagatgtgtccaGAAGaggcctgggcaagtaaattcttaggggtgtctcaacacctagtaccctaaaactaactggtttgggagtgctaattgaaagcttaaataaagggttgtcttgagacaaaacacttagagtcgtggtcaagaaagcaaaacaacccttactacttcaaggtgacaatcaatcgAAAGGACCCCTAAGGCCTATACCTGAAAGAACACTCAAGGACCCAAGAGCTTcccatgacattaaaacattcatacatgtgttgaacacttagtcttactcttagttgtattgcaatcactcaaagccaaggcctcaagttataaagttttactcacattgatttgcttgggacaagcaaaacttaagtttggtgttgtgatgacttgcatcatctacctttctttcttgcataaagaagaccataaaagagcataaatctcatttgatcagtacaattcatacattatttgatgaatattatggtacactactttgagatgagttgtgctgaatttcaggtgagaaaagcatcaaaaattgggtagaagacaaataagaagctgggcgtgtgaaactggcgtgccacttgaagcaaacgccacaaaaatgcactggcgtggcacaccagtactaaagtccagagaagaagtccaagcatgcaggtgggcgtggcacgccagagactgggcgtggcacgctaatacaaaattctagagagctacaatggaggacacaaaaggggcgtggcacgcctggccCATCAATTaatatgggtgtgccacttgagcaaaggggcgtggcacgccaactcactattccaagaagaaccttcactatggcgtgccacttggtgtcgaaggcgtggcacgccagccccaagaagtcacttgggcgtgccacttgagaacccaggcgtggcatgccaagcttgaagagttcacaaatccatgagcgtgccacttgagcaacatggcgtggcacgctggtacaacaatccaaagaaggggctgaaggcaattgaagactgggcgtgccacttgagcaaccaggcgtgacacgccaatgcacaaaggaccaaaagcaaggactgggcgtgccacttggtatcgaaggcgtggcacgccaaccttagcaattcactatggcgtgccacttgaagactgaggcgtggcatgccaactgctggaaccaagacaagatcatgggtgtggcatgccagcctttaggcgtggcacgctggtataagtttccagagaggatgaaagaggccaattacatggggcgtgccacttggtatcgaaggcgtggcacgccactcaccattattcacttgggcgtgccacttgagcaaccaggcgtggcacgccagtgtcattcagagcgAAGCATTGGGGCGTACCACttaagttcgtggcgtggcacgccaaacagaggaaccactcactcacaaaaggggtgtggcacgccagaccttgggcgtgctACACTaattcaactttccagagaagtctagccaagcataaagcaagggagtggcacgccagaccttgggcgtggcacgccagtacaagtttccagaggtaaagagaagtgagaaaggcaaggggcgtgccacttgagttcgaaggcgtggcacgccaacacaagaaatccactatggcgtgccacttgagttcgaaggcgtggcacgccaagattGAGAgaaggagctctgttgtacttgatggattgatgatagtgaaatccttcttctcttcatcttctctttgatttgctagaaggaatttcgttcttaatgcttagtattcaattatcttgggaaagagattgaatgcaattgggtttcatgggaaccttgggaaaggaaacatgaaaccatacttgaaatcccttctcacactagagtagaatctgggttttggtgtttggatatgtgacatataatcctcgctctacttggacctataatggtgtgtggtataatcagggatcaAGCATATATCTCTTcttgagcaattagaccaaggaattggctattgatcaagatctgagagattgagtcaccaagggattggggctcaatcaatcatgattgccaagaggtcaatgagttgcatgattgaaggggatataagctagattcgatataaagagacaacatctcccaatctcaatgaatttccccattcttatctatccatttctttactgcttatttttacattcagcaattctccATTcctatttacattcaagtcatttataattctgccctttactttctgccatttatatttctgcaatttattgctttttttttattctagtcatttacatttatgtcatttacaattctgcactctacaatcctattgatccacttgactaattcatcaattgattaaaactgctcgaattttccaatctctgtggatacgatcccactctactatgggttattacttgacgataattttggtgcgcttgccaaaaggactaattcaccaattttgaatagggtgtgaattccggtcatcaataGAGTAAGATTAAAAGTGTATTATCATGGCCAAATTTTATTACAAACATTTGAAGGAGTGAAATTTGTGTGTGAAAATCCATTAGATGTTGTGATTCCATTCACACTGTCATTTGAAGAATTAAAAGGTGTGATTTGGAAGAAGATGGATCCTCAAATACGTAGGGGAGTGTCATGTATTCTGTACAGATATTCTGTATCTGTATTTGGTGGGTTCGttcaatttcaaacaaaatacGTAACCgatgaagcgagcatgcaagaaaTGTTTTCAGTGTTTCTTGAAAGCCGGTCCCGAATATCATTCATCGAACTGTATGTTGAGTTCGAGCAATCTACAGCGGACCgagatattgaattggaagattacaacagTGATAGTGAAGAATAGTTTGAAAGTAACTACGAGGTCGTTGATCCAGGTGTAGACGAAGATCATGCTGACGATGTTATGGTGGCAGATGTGGCGAATGTGGCAAATGCACTAGCAAACCAGCAACCGTTTGAGGAGCCGACTTTCATGCGGTCATTGGATTTGGAGGCCATGCATGCACCGGAGTTTCCTCAATATGTAAATGCAGGTAtgtcatcattttaaattaagaTTTGTTAAACTATGATTTGTGCATAGGTTTTGAGTTTAGGACAAATATTTAAGACAACTATAAATAGGCAAAATATAGCATATAATTAGTAATTGTTTAATGTTTAATTATCAAGTAAACGTGTATGCTGAGAAATGTAGTATTTTCCATTAGTGTTgtgaaaatcggaccggaccggccggttggACCAAAAAACCAATGAATCAGACCGACCGGTTTGACCAAAAAACCATTGAACTGGAAAAGTAGATCGGTCTGGTCCGATGATGAGACTACACATGGCAACGAACCGGTATGAACCGGTCAAATCCAGAATGAACCAATTTAGACCGAGTCAATCGGTTCAACTTGTGATCCACTAGTTAAACCGGTGACCCAATGACCCAGTGatctgaccggttcgatcaccagTTTGGTTCTGGTAACTATGTTTTCCATTGTTGTgtgattattagtttattaaataTCAGAAAATGACCTAGTTGATAAACTTATTAACTTTTGCATCATTTATTGTTGATTTACGTATCATTGATTTGAGTAATATGACACATATTTAAAAGTTATTTATGGAGCTATAAAATTTGTGATGTAATTGCAGCAGAGCTTCCCGTTATGCCAGATGGTAAATTTACCGTGGGGATGAAATTCAATTCTAGGGAGGCTGTAATTAAGGCGATGAAAGATTATACTATCTATAGAGGTGTAGATTATCGGGTGCATGAGTCAGAACCGATTATATTCTATGCTAAATGCACTCAGTATGGTGTAGGATGTGATTGGCTGATCAGGGTGAGTAAAATGTCCCGAAAGTACTGCTGGGAGATAAGGAGGTACAATGGTAGTCAAACCTGTACTAGGGCCACCATTTCTCAAGATCATTCGAAGCTGGATTCCAACACAATTGCAGAAGTAATAAAGCCATTGGTAGAAGTTGACCCGTCTATAAAGGTAAAATCAGTGATTGCGGAAGTACAGTCAAAGTTTAACTACACCATAAGTTATCGCAAAGCATGGTTGGCAAAACAGAAGGCAGTGGAGTCAATTTTCGAAGGTTGGAAAGCTTCGTACGAAGCCTTACcgatatggtttgaggccatgtatCACAAGGAGCCATCCGCAGTCGTTCATTTTGAAACAATACCTGTGTATCAGGGAGATGACTTGGTTTCTAATATTCGTGTACTGCACCGAGTCTTCTGGACTTATTACCCTTGTATTAGAGCATTCAGACATTGCAAGCCATTAGTGCAGGTAGACGGAACTCATTTGTATGGAAAATACAAGGGTTGTTTGTTGGTTGTAGTTTCACAAGATGGCAACAACAACATCGTGCCTATTGCATTTGTGATAGTTGAAGGAGAGACATCTGAGGCTTGGCACTTTTTTCTTAGTAACTTGTGACAGCATGTTGTGACACGTGATGGTGTGGGCCTTATCTTCGATCGACATGATTCCATTAGGTCAGCTATTGCTCGTAGTAACGAAGCTTGGTCTCCTCCCAGAGCATTCCACATGTTTTGCATCAGACATATAGAGTCCAACTTTTTGATAAAGTTCAAGGCTCCGTATCTGCAGAAGTTTATCGTCAACATCGGTATGATAGTTACGATTACAATTACTCTTGAACCCAATTACCCTTGATATTTATGATGTGATTTGGTTATGTGATGGAGATTGTTGTTATATTGATGTTAATATGGAACATGGTTGAGTGGTGATTATATGATTACATACATATCGAATGAGAGTATGATGGAGTTGTTAAAATGTGAGATTGTGTAATGTTAAGGAATGATGGTTGATAAAATGGTGTAGAGTTTTGTTACTAGCATATTGTGTTGGTATTTGCAGGTTTGGTGATGAATGGAATGGagattttgaatgaaaataaggTTTAAGGAGTTTTGCAAAATTTGGTTTTGGGCCAAACTTCGGCGAGCTATAACTTGGCTTTCGGACCCTCAATTTATTTCCaacttattttaaataaaaattgggttcataaagtttatgccgtttgaagaacggatgaaaaacgatttaaaatgattaAGTTATGTGCATCGGAAGTTTGGTTAAAAATTATGTAATTCTGCAGCTTTCTGCCTAATCAGGTTTTTGGAAAAATGTacgtccacacgtacgcgtggcccacgcgtacgtgtggcatGGAATTTTTAACTGTGGGTACGCGAGTAGCCTTATGCGTACACGTGATGGACTAGCATGCATGTCCACGtgtacgcatggctcacgcgtatgcgtgacacgaAGTATTCATTTACGCATACGCATGATAAGGAGAATGTGCGCGCAAGCTGCCTTTTtacactcccacgcgtacgcgtgagccacgtgtacgcgtggcccctATTCCAGCAAACATGGTTTTTCTGAGTTTTAAACCCTATTtgaaacttctaaacctctattttcattcctttagtcataaataatagtactaaacctgataatcagatgaagttaggaagtggggataacttggaggtgaagtaaagcTGAGAAAGTGAAGAATTTAATTACAAACTGTTATGAATGATTATGTATAatacttggattgattaattaaaTGATATGAGATACGAGATTCTCTGGGTAAAgtatcgtggcttgccaccacgtgtaccaggtcgaagactcgatactctgttgatcctACAACGAAAGGGTGACCggacacttataaattcccgggaatattacctccattgagcaatattgattatttgagaaaaaactatgcatagactcttggggatgtacGTCGAGAGACAATCCAAAGGTTTAGCAAATCGGACttatcgggttggcttgataaccgacatatgagactcatcagccataggacaggcatgcatcatgtgcatattacttgaattacttgtttgtgcattaactgggtaTGCCTAAGTGTATTTGCtatgttaaatgtatatttgctagctgcagtacttgtaaccttcttgtgttgcCTTTATCTGCTTATTTGTTTGTGATATGTTGTCGTAGATGGAGGTATGGTGGAAAGGCGGTAAGACTAGATTTAAGATTAAGTTAAGATAAGgcttagatactcttagaaaactACCTTTTATGCCTTCTGTTTTATACCTTAAGCTTTGTAATATGAGTgtcggtgttctaggattgcctctggcatttccaggaccttatatcttatatgtgtggcacctttaccatgctgagaacctctggttctcaccccatactatattgttgtttttcagatgcaggtcgagaggcatctcgttaggcgtctggacttctgaagcgaagtggttatcgggttattttgttgtacagttatgtatatatatacgtaCTTAGTTTTCTCTCCGCAAGACTTGATCCTTTTGACCCTCTTAGAGGCTTATGGAGAAataggattttgtttatgtaaatttgggttttggttatgtatatattctccggccagccttgacttcatgggctgagttaggagcttgttattttgtatctttggccctCTACTCTTACTTTGGTTATCTTATGCTTGATAGTTACAGNNNNNNNNNNNNNNNNNNNNNNNNNNNNNNNNNNNNNNNNNNNNNNNNNNNNNNNNNNNNNNNNNNNNNNNNNNNNNNNNNNNNNNNNNNNNNNNNNNNNNNNNNNNNNNNNNNNNNNNNNNNNNNNNNNNNNNNNNNNNNNNNNNNNNNNNNNNNNNNNNNNNNNNNNNNNNNNNNNNNNNNNNNNNNNNNNNNNNNNNNNNNNNNNNNNNNNNNNNNNNNNNCCCTCCAAGAAACTTGTTTGTTTTGCTCCTCTTAGAGGCTACAGGAGAGTTAGGGGCTTGATTTTGTATCTTGAGTATTTTGGGATACCtgcctatgtatatatatatattctccggccagccttgacttcgcgggctgagttaggagcttgttattgtGTATCATTGGCCCTCTATTCCTACATTTGTTATATTATGCTTCATAGCTATATTTTTTTTgtacgcaagttaactcgttttcTGAACATTGCGCTTTTATTCCGCAATTTTTATTTCAACGGttcttcaagactcctagtttattctattctttttgctattatatgtacacttttcattttagaggtcgtaataccacatcacctctgttttacggcttaagcgtaaagctgggtgtggtagggtattacagataattattacatttattttaatttataaaaataaaaaatcatataatcaaaatagtaaaatttttaatttaaNNNNNNNNNNNNNNNNNNNNNNNNNNNNNNNNNNNNNNNNNNNNNNNNNNNNNNNNNNNNNNNNNNNNNNNNNNNNNNNNNNNNNNNNNNNNNNNNNNATAACTAGAAACAGTGACGGATCCAGAAGATTTTGATAGTGGGGGCAAAATTTATATAACATgacaataatttttataataaaaataatatatgtacataaaaaattaaatattaaattttctattaactattatatatttgtgtataaatacattattgtttaacttatttttaatatgtatttgtattttaatatgtattttatatgggtagttattttttatatacatgtaacatgattattgttatgattatatTTTATTGTTGTAAAATACGATTAacctttaaaatatttaatataccaattaaaatactaaaatagtaatttaaataataatatataatttagaaTTCTATTgttttaggttttatatttttaaaaaattaaataattttttcttaACACTACTATCAAAATTtttctctttctatatatattactaaacaattatttagaaatttactttccaacacaattagaagcaGACTCTTATTGATATTCATAGTTAGAAAAGttatttcaattaatgcaattgctacgcaaaaattaaagctaattttaaaagaagataaataatactcttttgaattgatttctaaaaaataacactaatttcgtttaaatctgagaattgatcattctatcgaatatctaatataaaattctTAAGTTGACGGTTAAGtaccaaaagttgagtaaaaaattGTTATGGGGTggggacaaataaatattattatcatgtgctactaaaaaaattctaaattgtaGTGGGACCGGAATACTTGCCCCCACAATGCTACACTTGGAACCGTTCCTGAGTAGAATCGAATGACTTTTCAATACTGTAATATTGGGAGATttgatttaaatcaaaattttaataactTGATCATGGGTTAAAAAAATGGGTATTAAATTATTCAGAAcacaaatgaaaacaaaataaaagaaaaatgacaaTATTACTACAACTAATTAAACATCAAAAATGACAAAAAATTATCAACTTAAATTGATTTAGTAGTTAATTCATTAATATGTTTAAGTAAATATTTGgttcaaaattttaaatatcGTCTTGTGCATATAGTAATTTATTGACCaacaaacttttaaatataacTTAAATTTATAGTGAATTAGTATTTGATTTACTGAATTAAAGaataccaaaaaaaataacaaaaagaaataattaataaaaatatttgttatttcttatatttaataaaatttatatttataataataattattcataattaaaaaatataattaatttaaatataaataaatataaaattaaatagtataaaataatttaactGTATTTTTTTACTATATATTAATTGAATAGCATATTTATTACGAAAAAATATCACAACCTAGTGGCAAAATGAACACTCTGTACTTTAGAGACCAGAAGTTTGAATTATACTAgttgaaaatttggaattttcTTTGCGATCTAGCAGAGGTGGAATTTGAAATGAAATTTTGGGggaaagatagaaaataattgtcaaaatattttttatatggaTCCCATTTAAAataagctcgtctaatctcatctctctggtttgggtgatattgccaaatttaaagccgtttttcaagatctcgttccaaaaagttaaggttaaagtcatcaaatgtaactttttgaacttttgaaggttatatctcactttcttcataattcattaaagtagaagaactatctacaggtgttgatattgtaaaagttatatattctccttcttaaatattagccttcctcttaaaaaatgtatcaattctttgatttttcattattattttatataaaaatttgatatatatcctgtaaaatatgtaaagaagaagttagaaggacaaacattaaaatttataatatttattgaatttttttNNNNNNNNNNNNNNNNNNNNNNNNNNNNNNNNNNNNNNNNNNNNNNNNNNNNNNNNNNNNNNNNNNNNNNNNNNNNNNNNNNNNNNNNNNNNNNNNNNNNNNNNNNNNNNNNNNNNNNNNNNNNNNNNNNNNNAAATCATGCTTttctttcatatattttttttcaaagtaGAATATTATTTTggttaagattttttttaattaaaatcattctcatttttaaaaaaatatttgcgAGTAATTGAGTTTGTTTTTATTGGCGTTTTTTTTTTCTCCATAGTTGGGTTGGTTTGGATAACTGANNNNNNNNNNNNNNNNNNNNNNNNNNNNNNNNNNNNNNNNNNNNNNNNNNNNNNNNNNNNAGAAATTAAACACTTATAAAATTgagatgaataaaaaaattttccaTTAAAAAACCCGTGTTGTGCTCTTTGAGAGGtatattaaaaactattttagaaaaaaatgtaGAATGAATTGATGGTTCTGCTTGAACTTAAGAATGGGGTTGAATTAAGTTAGTTCAAAACTTAAAGTTTTAGACTTTGGTTTTACTAAAGTTAGAAATGCAggagatttttttgttttgtctcatgtgcagaaaagaaatagagaaggaaagaagagaaagaggctAGCATATATCCTGATTCGGATTCCAAGTGCCATGaatcctacgtccagtctccactaCAAACCATGGTAGAATTTTTACTATAATCCACTGATTACAATcaccaatactattgaattacaacctaattcaactagtatctaTCCCTAAACTTTCTTCACCAAAACTTAGCACCCAAAGTGCTGTCCTAACTTGGAAAGGAAATCTAGACAGATTCAAACtcaccaagtgctaacccaacttggcaaGGAGAACTAATCCTAATTCAACAACTCAATTACATATGAATTCAGTGGCTCTTTTTGCATCACTCTTGCCTTTTCTCTCTTGACTTTTACAACTCACATGTTTAGTCTTTTCTCAATACAAAAGATGACACAAGACAGCCATAACAATAAAAATCAGAAATTAAGcttgagtagaagaaaaagatttCAGCTCAATAGTTGAGATGATACTCTGAATTTTTGctctctttttcttatctttaaacTGTTGGAATGAGGTCTCTTTTAT harbors:
- the LOC107621410 gene encoding uncharacterized protein LOC107621410; translation: MDPQIRRGVSCILYRYSVSVFGGFVQFQTKYVTDEASMQEMFSVFLESRSRISFIELYVEFEQSTADRDIELEDYNSVDEDHADDVMVADVANVANALANQQPFEEPTFMRSLDLEAMHAPEFPQYVNAAELPVMPDGKFTVGMKFNSREAVIKAMKDYTIYRGVDYRVHESEPIIFYAKCTQYGVGCDWLIRVSKMSRKYCWEIRRYNGSQTCTRATISQDHSKLDSNTIAEVIKPLVEVDPSIKVKSVIAEVQSKFNYTISYRKAWLAKQKAVESIFEGWKASYEALPIWFEAMYHKEPSAVVHFETIPVYQGDDLVSNIRVLHRVFWTYYPCIRAFRHCKPLVQVDGTHLYGKYKGCLLVVVSQDGNNNIVPIAFHVVTRDGVGLIFDRHDSIRSAIARSNEAWSPPRAFHMFCIRHIESNFLIKFKAPYLQKFIVNIGLVMNGMEILNENKV